In Piscinibacter sp. HJYY11, one genomic interval encodes:
- the scpA gene encoding methylmalonyl-CoA mutase: MSEHKLTPEALAAWHKAAAKSAPGGQVDALNWVTPEGITVKPLYTADDTQGLPYADTLPGFAPFVRGPQATMYAVRPWTIRQYAGFSTAEESNAFYRRALAAGGQGVSVAFDLATHRGYDSDHPRVTGDVGKAGVAIDSVEDMKILFDGIPLDKVSVSMTMNGAVLPVLAGYVVAAEEQGVPQDKLSGTIQNDILKEFMVRNTYIYPPEPSMRAIGDIIEYTAKHMPKFNSISISGYHMQEAGANQALELAFTLADGREYVKTALAKGLNVDDFAGRLSFFWAIGMNFYLEVAKMRAARLLWWRIMKEFNPKNDKSLMLRTHCQTSGWSLTEQDPYNNIVRTTIEAMAAVFGGTQSLHTNSFDEAIALPTDFSARIARNTQLIIQEETHITNVVDPWAGSYMMEKLTQDMADTAWAIIEEVEAMGGMTKAVQSGWAKLKIEASAAEKQARIDSGKDVIVGVNKYKLKEEDPIEARDIDNHAVRDAQVARLQKIRATRDPKAVQAALDALTQCADSGSGNLLDLSIKAIRLRATVGEVSDALEKVWGRHRADTQKVTGVYAAAYDSAEGWEKLQQEIAAFAEEQGRRPRVMIAKLGQDGHDRGAKVVATAFADLGYDVDMGPLFQTAEECARQAIENDVHAVGVSTLAAGHKTLVPAIIEALKAQGADDIVVFVGGVIPRQDYEFLYEAGVKGIYGPGTPIPASAKDVLEKIKAQIAKA, encoded by the coding sequence ATGTCTGAACACAAGCTCACACCCGAGGCGCTGGCCGCCTGGCACAAGGCCGCGGCCAAGTCGGCGCCTGGCGGCCAGGTCGACGCGCTCAACTGGGTGACGCCCGAAGGCATCACCGTCAAGCCGCTCTACACCGCAGACGACACCCAAGGTCTGCCCTACGCCGACACGCTGCCCGGCTTCGCGCCCTTCGTGCGCGGCCCGCAGGCCACGATGTACGCGGTGCGGCCATGGACCATCCGCCAGTACGCCGGCTTCTCGACCGCCGAGGAGAGCAACGCCTTCTACCGCCGCGCACTCGCCGCCGGCGGGCAGGGCGTGAGCGTGGCCTTCGACCTCGCCACCCATCGCGGCTACGACAGCGACCACCCGCGCGTGACCGGCGACGTGGGCAAGGCCGGTGTTGCCATCGATTCGGTGGAGGACATGAAGATCCTCTTCGACGGCATCCCGCTCGACAAGGTGAGCGTGTCCATGACGATGAACGGTGCGGTGCTGCCGGTGCTCGCGGGCTACGTGGTCGCGGCCGAAGAGCAGGGCGTGCCGCAAGACAAGTTGAGTGGGACCATCCAGAACGACATCCTCAAGGAGTTCATGGTCCGCAACACCTACATCTACCCGCCCGAGCCGAGCATGCGGGCCATCGGCGACATCATCGAGTACACGGCGAAGCACATGCCGAAGTTCAACTCGATCTCGATCTCGGGTTATCACATGCAGGAGGCGGGCGCGAACCAGGCGCTGGAGCTCGCCTTCACGCTGGCCGACGGCCGCGAGTACGTGAAGACGGCGCTCGCCAAGGGCCTGAACGTCGACGACTTCGCGGGCCGGCTGAGCTTCTTCTGGGCCATCGGCATGAACTTCTATCTGGAAGTCGCCAAGATGCGTGCTGCGCGCCTGCTGTGGTGGCGCATCATGAAGGAGTTCAACCCGAAGAACGACAAGAGCCTGATGCTGCGCACGCACTGCCAGACCTCCGGCTGGAGCCTGACCGAGCAGGACCCGTACAACAACATCGTGCGCACCACCATCGAGGCAATGGCCGCGGTGTTCGGCGGCACGCAGTCGCTGCACACCAACTCCTTCGACGAAGCCATCGCACTGCCCACCGACTTCTCGGCCCGCATCGCGCGCAACACGCAGCTCATCATCCAGGAAGAGACGCACATCACGAACGTGGTCGACCCCTGGGCCGGCAGCTACATGATGGAGAAGTTGACGCAGGACATGGCCGATACCGCCTGGGCCATCATCGAGGAAGTCGAGGCGATGGGCGGCATGACGAAAGCCGTGCAGAGCGGCTGGGCCAAGCTGAAGATCGAGGCGAGTGCCGCCGAGAAGCAGGCGCGCATCGACTCGGGCAAGGACGTGATCGTGGGCGTCAACAAGTACAAGCTGAAAGAAGAAGACCCAATCGAGGCGCGCGACATCGACAACCACGCGGTGCGCGATGCGCAGGTGGCGCGCTTGCAGAAGATCCGCGCCACGCGTGACCCCAAGGCGGTGCAGGCGGCGCTTGACGCGCTCACGCAATGCGCCGACAGTGGCTCGGGCAACCTGCTCGACCTCTCCATCAAGGCCATCCGCCTGCGCGCGACGGTGGGCGAGGTGAGCGATGCACTCGAAAAAGTCTGGGGGCGCCACCGCGCCGACACACAAAAGGTGACCGGGGTGTATGCAGCCGCCTACGACAGCGCCGAAGGTTGGGAAAAGCTCCAGCAGGAGATTGCGGCCTTCGCCGAAGAGCAGGGCCGCCGCCCGCGCGTGATGATCGCCAAGCTGGGGCAGGACGGGCATGACCGGGGCGCGAAGGTCGTCGCCACCGCGTTCGCCGACCTCGGTTACGACGTCGACATGGGCCCGCTCTTCCAGACCGCTGAAGAGTGCGCGCGCCAGGCGATCGAGAACGACGTGCACGCAGTGGGCGTCTCCACGCTCGCAGCCGGACACAAGACGCTGGTGCCCGCCATCATCGAAGCGCTCAAGGCCCAGGGCGCCGACGACATCGTCGTCTTCGTCGGTGGCGTGATTCCGCGGCAGGACTACGAGTTTCTGTACGAAGCCGGCGTGAAGGGCATCTACGGCCCGGGCACGCCCATCCCGGCGAGCGCGAAGGACGTGCTCGAGAAGATCAAGGCGCAGATCGCGAAAGCGTGA
- the meaB gene encoding methylmalonyl Co-A mutase-associated GTPase MeaB: protein MSPLDATDQQLMEGVRSADRRALAKAITLLESTRSDHRVRADELLNALLPHTGQALRLGISGVPGVGKSTFIEALGLHLIAQGHRVAVLAVDPSSSLSGGSILGDKTRMEQLSAREEAYIRPSPSSGTLGGVAEKTREAMLVFEAAGYDVVIVETVGVGQSETAVAGMTDLFVLMQLPNAGDDLQAIKRGVMELADLVVINKADLDVDAATRAEAMIASSLRLLGQAGHGDGAPSRVLKLSALKAEGVDTFWQKVQGLVSHRRESGEFAQRRQHQGRAWMWDLIHAALLGDFRRHPDVRQALPEVLKSVNESRVAPSAAARSLLQLFTRT from the coding sequence GTGAGCCCTTTGGACGCCACCGACCAGCAGCTGATGGAGGGTGTGCGCAGCGCCGACCGGCGCGCGCTCGCCAAGGCCATCACGCTGCTGGAATCGACCCGCTCCGACCACCGTGTGCGGGCCGACGAGTTGCTCAACGCACTGCTGCCGCACACCGGCCAGGCGTTGCGCCTCGGCATTTCAGGCGTACCGGGCGTTGGCAAGTCGACCTTCATCGAGGCGCTCGGCCTCCACCTGATCGCGCAAGGCCACCGCGTGGCGGTGCTGGCGGTCGACCCATCGTCCAGCCTCTCCGGCGGCTCCATCCTTGGCGACAAGACGCGCATGGAGCAGCTCTCAGCGCGAGAAGAGGCCTACATCCGCCCCAGCCCTTCGTCGGGCACGCTTGGGGGTGTGGCCGAGAAGACGCGCGAGGCGATGCTGGTCTTCGAAGCGGCGGGCTACGACGTGGTGATCGTCGAGACAGTCGGTGTCGGCCAGAGCGAGACCGCGGTGGCCGGCATGACCGACCTCTTCGTGCTGATGCAGTTGCCCAATGCGGGCGACGACCTGCAGGCCATCAAGCGCGGCGTGATGGAGCTGGCCGACCTCGTCGTCATCAACAAGGCTGACCTCGACGTCGATGCCGCCACGCGCGCCGAAGCCATGATCGCGAGCTCGCTGCGCCTGCTGGGCCAGGCGGGCCACGGCGACGGCGCGCCCTCGCGCGTGCTGAAGCTGAGTGCGCTCAAGGCCGAGGGTGTCGACACCTTCTGGCAGAAGGTGCAGGGCCTTGTGTCGCATCGCCGCGAGAGCGGCGAGTTCGCGCAGCGCCGCCAGCACCAGGGCCGCGCCTGGATGTGGGACCTGATCCATGCCGCGCTGCTCGGCGACTTCCGCCGCCACCCCGACGTGCGCCAGGCCTTGCCCGAGGTGCTGAAGAGCGTCAACGAATCCCGCGTCGCGCCCTCGGCCGCGGCGCGATCGCTTCTCCAACTGTTCACCCGAACCTGA
- a CDS encoding acyl-CoA carboxylase subunit beta: MHDIIEQLEKKRAAARLGGGEKRIAAQHGKGKLTARERIELLLDEGTFEEWDMFVEHRCHDFGMQDNKIPGDGVVTGYGMINGRLVFVYSQDFTVFGGALSEAHAEKICKVMDQAMKVGAPVIGLNDSGGARIQEGVASLGGYAEVFQRNVLASGVVPQISMIMGPSAGGAVYSPAMTDFIFMVKDSSYMFVTGPEVVKTVTHEEVTSEELGGATTHTTKSGVADLAFDNDVDALLMLRRFYNYLPLNNREKAPVRPSHDPADRIDLSLDTLVPDNPNKPYDIKELIVKCADDAEFFELQPGYAQNIVIGFCRMEGQTVGVVANQPLVLAGCLDIKSSIKAARFVRFCDAFNIPIVTYVDVPGFMPGTSQEYGGIIKHGAKLLYAYAECTVPKITVITRKAYGGAYDVMASKHLRGDVNFAWPNAEIAVMGAKGAVEIIFREEKSDPAKLAAREAEYKAKFANPFVAGARGFIDDVIQPHETRKRICRSLVMLRNKKVENPWRKHGNIPL, from the coding sequence ATGCACGACATCATCGAACAGCTCGAAAAGAAGCGCGCCGCGGCGCGCCTGGGCGGCGGCGAGAAACGCATCGCCGCGCAGCACGGCAAGGGCAAGCTCACCGCGCGCGAGCGCATCGAGCTGCTGCTCGACGAAGGCACCTTCGAGGAATGGGACATGTTCGTCGAGCACCGTTGCCACGACTTCGGCATGCAGGACAACAAGATCCCCGGCGACGGCGTCGTGACCGGCTACGGCATGATCAACGGCCGCCTCGTCTTCGTCTACAGCCAGGACTTCACCGTCTTCGGCGGCGCGCTCTCCGAAGCGCACGCCGAGAAGATCTGCAAGGTGATGGACCAGGCGATGAAGGTCGGTGCCCCGGTCATCGGCCTCAACGACTCGGGCGGTGCGCGCATCCAGGAAGGCGTGGCCTCGCTCGGCGGTTATGCCGAGGTCTTCCAACGCAACGTCTTGGCCTCTGGCGTGGTGCCGCAGATCAGCATGATCATGGGCCCGAGCGCCGGGGGCGCGGTGTACTCGCCGGCGATGACCGACTTCATCTTCATGGTGAAGGACAGCAGCTACATGTTCGTCACCGGCCCCGAGGTCGTGAAGACGGTGACGCACGAGGAGGTGACCTCCGAAGAGCTGGGTGGTGCGACCACGCACACGACGAAGAGCGGCGTGGCCGACCTGGCGTTCGACAACGACGTGGACGCGCTCCTGATGCTGCGCCGCTTCTACAACTACCTGCCGCTCAACAACCGCGAGAAGGCGCCGGTGCGCCCGAGCCACGACCCGGCCGACCGAATCGACCTCTCGCTCGACACGCTGGTGCCCGACAACCCCAACAAGCCGTACGACATCAAGGAACTGATCGTCAAATGTGCCGACGACGCTGAGTTCTTCGAGCTGCAGCCGGGCTACGCGCAGAACATCGTGATCGGCTTCTGCCGAATGGAGGGCCAGACGGTCGGCGTGGTGGCCAACCAGCCGCTGGTGCTCGCGGGGTGTCTCGACATCAAGAGCAGCATCAAGGCCGCACGCTTCGTGCGCTTCTGCGATGCGTTCAACATTCCCATCGTCACGTATGTAGACGTGCCGGGCTTCATGCCGGGCACTTCTCAAGAGTACGGCGGCATCATCAAGCACGGCGCCAAGCTGCTCTACGCGTATGCCGAGTGCACGGTGCCCAAGATCACCGTCATCACCCGCAAGGCCTACGGCGGGGCGTACGACGTGATGGCCTCCAAGCACCTCAGAGGCGACGTCAACTTCGCCTGGCCCAACGCCGAGATCGCGGTGATGGGCGCCAAGGGCGCGGTGGAGATCATCTTCCGTGAGGAAAAGAGCGACCCGGCGAAGCTCGCCGCCCGTGAAGCCGAATACAAGGCCAAGTTCGCCAACCCCTTCGTGGCCGGCGCGCGCGGCTTCATCGACGACGTGATCCAGCCGCACGAGACGCGCAAGCGCATCTGCCGGTCGCTGGTGATGTTGAGAAACAAGAAAGTGGAAAACCCGTGGCGCAAGCACGGGAACATTCCTCTCTGA
- the accC gene encoding acetyl-CoA carboxylase biotin carboxylase subunit, producing MFTKILIANRGEIACRVIKTAKKMGIKTVAVYSDADRDARHVEMADEAVHIGAPPSRESYLVMDKIIAACKQTGAQAVHPGYGFLSENEEFARRVEEEGIVFIGPKHASIAAMGDKIASKKLAAEARVNTIPGHNAAIAGAKEAVEIAKKIGYPVMIKASAGGGGKGLRVAYSDKEAFEGFTACQNEARNSFGDDRVFIEKFVEEPRHIEIQVLGDGHGNTVYLWERECSIQRRHQKVIEEAPSPFLDDATRKAMGEQAVALAKAVNYQSAGTVEFVVGKDKSFYFLEMNTRLQVEHPVTECITGLDLVELMIRVAAGETLPFTQDEIKREGWAMECRINAEDPFRNFLPSTGRLVKYAPPKEENAVRVDTGVYEGGEIPMYYDSMIAKLIVHGRDRLDAIRKMREALNGFAIRGINSNIPFQAALLAHPKFVAGQFNTGFIAEHYGKGFTAEAVPHDDPMFLRALAAVANRKHLERASRITGQLPGHEMEIGTEFVVVTDLGLGKTEQVPVKVEKQGGGFEVTINGKTSRIAFVTPLRDIVIRGTLDGEPFCAQIERMGLAYRVAHNGTQIEAKVLTPRAAELNALMLFKAPPDLSKLLLSPMPGLLVDVAVTKGQKVMAGEKLAVIEAMKMENILTATQDCVVAEVAASKGESLSVDQIILKFE from the coding sequence ATGTTCACAAAAATTCTCATCGCCAACCGCGGCGAAATCGCCTGCCGCGTCATCAAGACAGCCAAGAAGATGGGCATCAAGACGGTCGCCGTCTACTCCGATGCCGACCGCGATGCCCGCCACGTGGAGATGGCCGACGAGGCGGTGCACATCGGTGCGCCGCCGTCGCGCGAGTCGTATCTCGTGATGGACAAGATCATCGCGGCCTGCAAGCAGACCGGCGCGCAGGCCGTGCACCCCGGCTATGGCTTCCTGAGCGAGAACGAGGAGTTCGCGCGCAGGGTGGAAGAAGAGGGCATCGTCTTCATCGGCCCGAAGCACGCCTCCATCGCCGCCATGGGCGACAAGATCGCCTCGAAGAAGCTGGCGGCCGAGGCGCGTGTCAACACGATCCCGGGCCACAACGCGGCGATTGCCGGTGCGAAAGAGGCGGTCGAGATCGCCAAGAAGATCGGCTACCCGGTGATGATCAAGGCGAGCGCCGGCGGGGGTGGCAAGGGTCTGCGGGTGGCCTACAGCGACAAGGAGGCCTTCGAAGGCTTCACCGCCTGCCAGAACGAGGCCCGCAACAGCTTTGGCGACGACCGCGTGTTCATCGAGAAGTTCGTCGAGGAGCCGCGCCACATCGAGATCCAGGTGCTGGGCGATGGCCACGGCAACACCGTCTATCTGTGGGAGCGCGAGTGCTCCATCCAGCGCCGACACCAGAAGGTGATCGAAGAGGCTCCCAGCCCCTTCCTCGACGACGCCACGCGCAAGGCCATGGGCGAGCAGGCCGTGGCGCTCGCGAAGGCGGTGAACTACCAGTCGGCCGGTACGGTGGAGTTCGTCGTCGGCAAGGACAAGAGCTTCTACTTCCTCGAGATGAACACCCGCCTGCAGGTGGAACACCCGGTCACCGAGTGCATCACCGGGCTCGACCTGGTGGAGCTGATGATCCGCGTGGCGGCCGGCGAGACGCTGCCCTTCACGCAAGACGAGATCAAGCGCGAAGGCTGGGCGATGGAATGCCGCATCAACGCGGAAGACCCGTTCCGCAACTTCCTGCCCTCGACCGGCCGCCTCGTGAAGTACGCGCCGCCCAAGGAAGAGAACGCTGTGCGTGTGGACACCGGCGTCTATGAAGGCGGCGAGATCCCGATGTACTACGACTCGATGATCGCCAAGCTCATCGTGCACGGGCGCGACCGGCTCGACGCGATCCGCAAGATGCGCGAGGCGCTCAACGGCTTCGCCATCCGCGGCATCAACTCCAACATCCCGTTCCAGGCGGCGCTGCTGGCGCACCCGAAGTTCGTGGCCGGCCAGTTCAACACCGGCTTCATTGCCGAGCACTACGGCAAGGGCTTCACGGCCGAAGCGGTGCCGCACGACGACCCGATGTTCCTGCGCGCGCTCGCGGCGGTGGCCAACCGCAAGCACCTCGAGCGCGCAAGCCGCATCACCGGCCAGCTGCCGGGGCACGAAATGGAGATCGGCACCGAGTTCGTGGTGGTGACCGACCTGGGCCTTGGCAAGACCGAGCAGGTGCCGGTGAAGGTGGAAAAGCAGGGCGGTGGCTTCGAAGTGACGATCAATGGCAAGACCAGCCGCATCGCTTTCGTCACGCCGCTGCGCGACATCGTGATCCGCGGCACGCTCGACGGTGAGCCCTTCTGCGCGCAGATCGAGCGCATGGGCCTCGCCTACCGCGTGGCGCACAACGGCACGCAGATCGAGGCCAAGGTACTCACGCCGCGTGCCGCCGAGCTCAACGCGCTGATGCTCTTCAAGGCGCCGCCCGACCTGTCGAAGCTCCTGCTGTCGCCGATGCCGGGCCTGCTGGTCGACGTGGCGGTGACCAAGGGGCAGAAGGTGATGGCCGGCGAGAAGCTCGCGGTCATCGAGGCGATGAAGATGGAGAACATCCTCACCGCCACGCAGGACTGCGTGGTGGCCGAAGTGGCGGCGAGCAAAGGCGAAAGCCTCTCGGTCGATCAGATCATCCTGAAGTTCGAGTGA
- a CDS encoding VOC family protein, whose amino-acid sequence MSTTRPFKVLGIQQVAIGGPSKDRLRTLWVDTLGLEVTGNFVSERENVDEDICAMGKGAFKVEVDLMQPLDPDKKPAVHTTPLNHIGLWIDDLPKAVEWLTAQGVRFAPGGIRKGAAGYDICFLHPKANDEFPIAGEGVLIELVQAPEEVIKALS is encoded by the coding sequence ATGAGCACGACAAGACCGTTCAAGGTGCTGGGCATCCAGCAGGTGGCGATCGGCGGGCCCAGCAAGGATCGTCTGCGCACGCTGTGGGTCGACACGCTGGGGCTCGAGGTGACGGGCAACTTCGTCAGCGAGCGCGAGAACGTCGACGAAGACATCTGCGCCATGGGCAAGGGCGCGTTCAAGGTCGAGGTCGACCTGATGCAGCCGCTCGACCCTGACAAGAAGCCCGCAGTGCACACCACGCCGCTCAACCACATCGGCCTGTGGATCGACGACCTGCCCAAGGCGGTGGAATGGCTCACCGCCCAGGGCGTGCGTTTCGCGCCCGGCGGCATCCGCAAGGGTGCGGCGGGCTACGACATCTGCTTCCTGCACCCGAAGGCCAACGACGAGTTTCCCATTGCAGGCGAGGGCGTGCTGATCGAGCTGGTGCAGGCGCCGGAAGAGGTCATCAAAGCCCTTTCGTAA
- a CDS encoding MATE family efflux transporter translates to MSMLTGPILPTLLRLALPNVLAMASATAVGIAETAYIGQLGLTPLAAMALVFPFAMLMQMFSAGAMGGGISSAISRALGAKDQARAETLALHAALIGGSCGLFFMVLFIAFGHVFYAALGGQGAVLAEATRYGMVLFVGVVGVWLTNSFSSVLRGSGDMRTPSTVILAASAMQIVLGACLGLGLGPFPRLGMPGVALGSVLAFTGAAIYLAHRLMRADARVRLHWRGVKLQKAMFFDILKVGGLACLSPLQSVATVILITALVARTGVEALAGYAIGSRLEFLLIPIAFGIGVAAVPMVGMAIGAGDVTRARRVAWTSGAVSAVMLAVVGLVVTVAPNLWSGMFTQQQGVLDAAARYLRSAGPAFPFFGLGLTLYFASQGSGKVLGTVLAGTARFLVVLGFGLWLGANGASDTAMFLLVGGAMVVYGIASVIAIYVTPWGPPRAAVTKPAAA, encoded by the coding sequence ATGTCCATGCTGACCGGCCCCATCCTGCCGACGCTGCTGCGCCTGGCCTTGCCCAACGTGCTTGCCATGGCCTCGGCCACGGCGGTGGGCATTGCCGAGACGGCCTACATCGGCCAGCTCGGCCTCACACCGCTGGCCGCGATGGCGCTGGTGTTTCCCTTCGCGATGTTGATGCAGATGTTTTCTGCCGGCGCGATGGGCGGCGGCATCTCGTCGGCCATCTCACGGGCGCTCGGGGCGAAGGACCAGGCGCGTGCCGAGACGCTCGCCTTGCACGCCGCGCTGATCGGCGGCAGCTGCGGGCTCTTCTTCATGGTGCTCTTCATCGCCTTCGGCCACGTGTTCTACGCGGCGCTGGGCGGCCAGGGGGCGGTGCTGGCCGAGGCCACCCGCTATGGCATGGTGCTCTTCGTCGGAGTGGTGGGCGTGTGGCTCACCAACTCGTTCTCGTCGGTGCTGCGCGGCAGCGGTGACATGCGCACGCCCTCGACCGTGATCCTCGCCGCCTCGGCGATGCAGATCGTGCTGGGTGCGTGCCTGGGGCTGGGCCTCGGGCCGTTCCCCCGGCTGGGCATGCCAGGGGTGGCCTTGGGCAGCGTGCTGGCCTTCACCGGTGCGGCGATCTACCTGGCGCACCGGCTGATGCGAGCCGACGCACGCGTGCGACTGCACTGGCGCGGCGTGAAGCTCCAGAAGGCGATGTTCTTCGACATCCTGAAGGTCGGCGGCCTGGCCTGCCTGTCGCCGCTGCAGTCTGTTGCGACCGTCATCCTCATCACGGCACTCGTGGCACGCACCGGTGTCGAGGCGCTGGCGGGCTATGCCATCGGATCGCGGCTGGAGTTCCTGCTCATCCCGATCGCCTTCGGCATCGGCGTTGCGGCGGTGCCGATGGTGGGCATGGCGATCGGCGCCGGCGACGTGACGCGGGCGCGGCGCGTGGCGTGGACCTCGGGCGCGGTGTCGGCGGTGATGCTGGCCGTGGTGGGCTTGGTGGTGACGGTGGCGCCCAACCTGTGGAGTGGCATGTTCACGCAGCAACAAGGTGTGCTCGACGCCGCCGCGCGCTACCTGCGCTCGGCCGGGCCGGCGTTCCCGTTCTTCGGCCTCGGGCTCACGCTGTACTTCGCCTCGCAGGGCTCCGGCAAGGTGCTGGGCACGGTGCTGGCCGGCACCGCGCGTTTCCTGGTGGTGCTGGGCTTCGGCCTGTGGCTGGGCGCGAATGGCGCCAGCGACACCGCGATGTTCCTGCTGGTCGGCGGCGCGATGGTGGTCTACGGCATCGCGTCGGTGATCGCGATCTACGTCACGCCCTGGGGCCCGCCGCGCGCCGCGGTGACCAAGCCCGCGGCGGCCTGA
- the ggt gene encoding gamma-glutamyltransferase, giving the protein MTVPRFVLSLAIAVMLPAAHAASVAPVAAENGMVVTAQHLATHVGVDVLKDGGNAVDAAVAVGYALAVVYPAAGNLGGGGFMTIQFADGRKTFLDFREKAPLAAKPDMYLGPDGNVVKGLSTKGYLAAGVPGTVHGLEYALKKYGTMKRAALIDPAIRYAQRGFVLDQGDIDMLKTATEDFRQDAPSAAIFLNKGEAFEVGQKLVQKDLAATLRLIRDKGADGFYKGRTAAELVAASQAGKGLFTQTDFDQYSTREMAPIECDYRGYRVVSAPPPSSGGVIICEMLNILEGYPLKDLGFRSAQAVHYQIEAMRHAYADRNAYLGDPDFVKNPIERLLDKNYAAKIRAVIDPAKAGVSQEIKPGVPPHEGSNTTHYSIVDKWGNAVSVTYTLNDWFGARVTAGKTGVLLNNEMDDFTAKVGVPNIYGLVQGEANKIEPGKRPLSSMSPTIVSKDGKPVLVVGTPGGSRIITVVLHTILNVVDYGMNIQEAVDAPRFHQQWLPEATNFERFAISPDTQKLLEGMGHKVGNPQPANHVAAILIGAPSLGGKPVGKNRYYGSNDPRRNSGLAKGY; this is encoded by the coding sequence ATGACCGTCCCGCGTTTCGTCCTCAGCCTTGCAATCGCCGTCATGCTGCCTGCGGCACATGCGGCATCGGTCGCGCCCGTCGCGGCCGAGAACGGCATGGTCGTCACCGCCCAGCACCTGGCAACGCACGTGGGCGTCGACGTGCTGAAGGACGGCGGCAACGCCGTCGATGCGGCGGTGGCAGTGGGCTATGCGCTCGCGGTCGTCTACCCGGCGGCCGGCAACCTGGGTGGCGGCGGGTTCATGACCATCCAGTTCGCCGACGGCCGCAAGACCTTCCTCGACTTCCGCGAGAAGGCGCCGCTCGCCGCCAAGCCCGACATGTACCTCGGTCCCGACGGCAACGTCGTCAAGGGCCTGAGCACCAAGGGCTACCTCGCGGCCGGCGTGCCCGGCACGGTGCACGGGCTCGAATACGCGCTGAAGAAATACGGCACGATGAAACGCGCCGCCCTCATCGACCCGGCCATCCGCTATGCGCAACGCGGCTTCGTGCTCGACCAGGGCGACATCGACATGCTGAAGACCGCGACCGAGGACTTCCGCCAGGACGCCCCCTCGGCCGCCATCTTCCTGAACAAGGGCGAGGCCTTCGAGGTCGGCCAGAAGCTGGTGCAGAAGGACCTGGCCGCCACGCTCAGGCTCATCCGCGACAAAGGTGCCGACGGCTTCTACAAAGGCCGCACCGCCGCCGAACTCGTGGCCGCGAGCCAGGCCGGCAAGGGCCTCTTCACGCAGACTGACTTCGACCAGTACAGCACCCGCGAGATGGCGCCCATCGAGTGCGACTACCGCGGCTACCGCGTCGTCTCAGCGCCGCCGCCGAGCTCGGGCGGCGTGATCATCTGCGAGATGCTCAACATCCTCGAGGGCTACCCGCTGAAGGACCTGGGCTTCCGCTCGGCGCAGGCGGTGCATTACCAGATCGAGGCGATGCGCCACGCGTATGCCGACCGCAACGCCTACCTCGGCGACCCCGACTTCGTGAAGAACCCGATCGAGCGCCTGCTCGACAAGAACTACGCCGCGAAGATCCGCGCGGTGATCGACCCCGCCAAGGCGGGTGTGTCGCAGGAGATCAAGCCCGGCGTGCCGCCACACGAGGGCAGCAACACCACGCACTACTCCATCGTCGACAAGTGGGGCAACGCCGTCTCGGTGACCTACACGCTCAACGACTGGTTCGGCGCGCGCGTGACGGCCGGCAAGACCGGTGTGCTGCTCAACAACGAGATGGACGACTTCACCGCCAAGGTGGGCGTGCCCAACATCTACGGCCTCGTGCAGGGCGAGGCCAACAAGATCGAGCCCGGCAAGCGCCCGCTCAGCTCGATGAGCCCGACCATCGTGTCGAAGGACGGCAAGCCGGTGCTGGTGGTCGGCACGCCGGGCGGCAGCCGCATCATCACCGTGGTGCTGCACACCATCCTCAACGTCGTCGACTACGGCATGAACATCCAGGAGGCGGTCGACGCGCCGCGCTTCCACCAGCAGTGGCTGCCCGAGGCGACGAACTTCGAGCGCTTCGCGATCAGCCCCGACACGCAGAAGCTGCTCGAAGGCATGGGCCACAAGGTGGGCAATCCGCAGCCCGCCAACCACGTGGCTGCGATCCTCATCGGCGCGCCCTCGCTCGGCGGCAAGCCGGTGGGCAAGAACCGCTATTACGGGTCCAATGACCCCCGGCGCAACTCGGGCCTCGCGAAAGGCTACTGA